The Flammeovirga pectinis genomic interval AGCATCTTGTAAATCTGAATCGAACTTTGTCTTTACAAAAAAGTCATTTAAAGCAATTTTAGGTTGAGCCAATAGCATTACTTCTCTATGAATTCCGCTTAAACGCCACATGTCTTGGTTCTCTAAATAACTCCCATCACTCCAACGGAAAACCTGTACTGCTAATTTATTTCTACCTGATTTTAAATAGGATGTGATATCAAATTCTGCGGCAAGTTTACTTCCTTGGCTATACCCTACTTTTTCTCCGTTTACCCACACATAGAATGCAGAAGATACCCCGCCAAAATGCAAAATAACTGATTCATCTTTCCACTCAGATGGCACTTCAAATTCTTTGATGTAACTCCCCACTGGGTTATCTCTATAAATAAACGGAGGCTTAGGTGGTTGAGGACCTCCTACTGCAGATTGCTTAATTGAGTTTTTAGAAAGTTCTATAATATTTGGTGTAAAAGGATATACCACATTAGAATAAATGGGTTGTCCGTAACCTTGTAATTCCCAATTAGAAGGCACAGTGATATCTTTCCAATCTTTAGCTTTAAAGTTAGCTTGGTAAAAGTCTAATGGTCTATAAGAATCACTACTTACATACTTAAATTTCCATAATCCATTGAGTGATTTCATTCGAGATTGTTCTCTATTTCCCTCAATTGCATCTTCTACAGAGTAAAAAGAATAAGTAGGTACTCTTGCTGCCATCTTATTCTGTTCAAACATTAATTCATTTTCCCAATCGTTTTGTTGTGCCGAAAGGAAGTTGGATAGTAATACGAAGTGAATGATTAGAATAAGTAGTCTTTTTTTCATTTTTAAGTTAAGTTATTGGTGTTCATTTCTACACCTAGTCATCACGTGTTTGAATAGGTGGAAGATATTTTTTCAAATCAAACACCCTTAAAAAGTACAATTGCTTTAAACAAGTATAAGTGGTGAATTTTAGAATTAAAATCTACCACTTATACTAAGTTTATTACAGCTATTTAGTTCAGAAAATCTCTATAAATCACCCCACACTACCGGCATGAATACAGTCATTTCAGAATTTCCTCTGTTGTTCCAAGAGAAATATGGAACAAGCTCCGTTTTATATTCTACAAATTCAGGACGATCAATCGTTGAATAGATTTTATCTGCCTCTTGATTTTTTCTTAATAATAAAGATGCTTCGATAGTTGCAACACCACCTAATAAATCTGGTTTATAAGAAGCTGTTAAAGGTGCATTACCTTGTACATAAACATCTAAAATTTGAGTTCCTTCTGGAAGATCAGGCGTTTCCATACAGTAAACTACTGGTCCTCTTTTAATAGCAACTTGGTTACGCGCTTCCTCAATTCTTGGGTGTGCTTCTACCAATTTTGCATCCATAGGCATATCAACAGTAATGATATCTCCTTTTTTCCATTTTCTGTTTACAACTGCATATTTACCAGGTACAACAGCAACATCTGCCGTTTCGCCATTAATTTTAATAGTTGTTCCTTTTGCCCAATCTGGAATACGTAACATCATATCGAAAGGCTTTTTCTTACTTTTACCTACCGTTATATTTACACTACCTTCCCAAGGATAATTTGTTACTTGGTTCAGTTCTAAAGCAGAGCCATCTACCAAATGAGTTGATAAAGTATTACCACCATACAAGTTAATTGCAATACCATTTTTAGATAAACTGTATGCCCAGTTAGATGATTTTGCAATTGTTCTCACCAAGTTTGGAGGACAACAGAAACACTCTAAATAAGGCTCTCTATGAGGACTTTCTGTATTGTGTTTTGTATAATCTCTAGAGCCATCTACCATTCGTAAAGGGTTAGAGTAAAAATAATCTTTACCTTCTATAGAAATACCAGATAATGCACTGTTAAACAATACCAACTCCATTACATCAGCATATTTAGACTCACCGTGTATACCTAACATTCTGTAAGAGAACATAGAGTTACATACATTAGCACAAGTTTCGTTATACGCTGTCATGTTAGGCATCATGTAAGCATCAATAAAACCTTCTTCAATTTTATCTCTACTTGTAGATGCACCATAATGTGCCTGTCCTACTGCTCCTGTAACATACATTTTTTGTTCTGTTACATTTACCCATAATCTATCTAAAGCATCAACTAATTCTTGTTCTCCAGTTTCTGCCGCAACATCTGCTGCGCCAGCGTAATAATACAATGCCAATACTGCATGGCCTACTGCTTCTGAAGATTCTCTTAATGGAATACGTTCTTGCACCATATCACCAATAGGGTAACCTTGTGTTTCTGGTGTATCTTCAACTTTATATTTACCTCTATTATTAATAAATATCTCTGCTAATTGTAAGTACTTTACATCTTTTGTTGTTCTATACATTTCTACAAGACCCATAATTTGTGTTTGGTTAAAACCAAAACGACCAAACCTAGGATCTTCTGTATTAAATGTAGTGTAAAGTAAATCTGCATGTTTCTTAGCAATGTCTAAAAAGTTACTTTGCCCAGTAATTCTATAATGAATACAAGCAGAAGTTAACAAATGACCAGAGTTGTACATTTCATGGTACTTACGGTTCTCGTAACGATCTACTTGGTCATTTAACTGA includes:
- a CDS encoding glycoside hydrolase family 127 protein, giving the protein MKKLVLVACTALLSHLSVGQEKGILGQKDSPNVELKSINIGDCKWTTGFWADKFEVAEHAMVPYMGQVLTGDVGHALNNFKIAAGMKEGKHKGMRWHDGDFYKWMEAAMYVYSQNGDEKLLKEIDGYIEIIGKAQEEDGYLQTQIQLNDQVDRYENRKYHEMYNSGHLLTSACIHYRITGQSNFLDIAKKHADLLYTTFNTEDPRFGRFGFNQTQIMGLVEMYRTTKDVKYLQLAEIFINNRGKYKVEDTPETQGYPIGDMVQERIPLRESSEAVGHAVLALYYYAGAADVAAETGEQELVDALDRLWVNVTEQKMYVTGAVGQAHYGASTSRDKIEEGFIDAYMMPNMTAYNETCANVCNSMFSYRMLGIHGESKYADVMELVLFNSALSGISIEGKDYFYSNPLRMVDGSRDYTKHNTESPHREPYLECFCCPPNLVRTIAKSSNWAYSLSKNGIAINLYGGNTLSTHLVDGSALELNQVTNYPWEGSVNITVGKSKKKPFDMMLRIPDWAKGTTIKINGETADVAVVPGKYAVVNRKWKKGDIITVDMPMDAKLVEAHPRIEEARNQVAIKRGPVVYCMETPDLPEGTQILDVYVQGNAPLTASYKPDLLGGVATIEASLLLRKNQEADKIYSTIDRPEFVEYKTELVPYFSWNNRGNSEMTVFMPVVWGDL